One genomic region from Gemmatimonadota bacterium encodes:
- a CDS encoding helix-hairpin-helix domain-containing protein gives MGEHEIESVRRMVVFLLALGALRLAWAFTPSAPPLLAGAPVVGDSLLDATTAALDERTRRTRPLEAGERIDLNGAGEEELDRLPRVGPALARAIVAERERGGPFTGMEDLTRVRGIGAATAERLAPLLEIQGGPAPTAGSRPPVPPDPVLSLGGATPEDLQRLPGVGPALAARIVEVRARRGGFERVEDLLEVPGIGPVTLERLRGRVRVP, from the coding sequence ATGGGCGAGCACGAGATCGAGTCGGTACGGCGGATGGTGGTCTTCCTGCTGGCGCTGGGCGCGTTGCGCCTCGCGTGGGCCTTCACTCCGTCGGCCCCTCCGCTCCTGGCCGGAGCGCCCGTCGTGGGCGATTCGCTGCTGGACGCCACCACCGCCGCCCTCGACGAGCGGACGCGCCGCACGCGGCCTCTGGAGGCGGGGGAGCGGATCGACCTGAACGGGGCAGGGGAGGAGGAGCTCGATCGTCTCCCCCGGGTCGGCCCCGCCCTCGCACGCGCGATCGTCGCCGAGCGCGAGCGCGGAGGCCCCTTCACCGGCATGGAAGACCTGACCCGGGTGCGGGGCATCGGAGCCGCCACGGCCGAGCGGCTGGCTCCGCTGCTGGAGATCCAGGGCGGGCCGGCGCCCACCGCGGGCTCGCGACCTCCGGTACCGCCGGACCCGGTCCTCTCCCTGGGTGGGGCCACCCCGGAGGACCTGCAGCGGCTGCCGGGGGTCGGCCCCGCGCTGGCCGCCCGCATCGTCGAGGTCCGGGCACGCCGGGGCGGGTTCGAGCGGGTGGAGGATCTCCTCGAGGTGCCCGGGATCGGGCCGGTCACCCTCGAGCGGCTCCGGGGCCGGGTACGGGTGCCGTGA